The genomic stretch CCATACCGTATGGTTTTTCTGAAAACCATTTCTTCTTAACTTTAACACCCACCAACTCTCCTCTATCATTAGAGCCACAACTGTAAATTACTGCTAATAAAAGTGCAAATATTGCTGCTTTCTTCATATTCTGTTTATATCTTAACTAAAAGTTCGTAAACCTATTATTTTTTTTGTTAAAAAACAATATTGAAATCGCATTTAACGTATTCATTTTTTTATAATCTTGTAAACTATACCATCTTTTTCATTGCTTTATACCATTTTTCTGGTATAATTTGCTTGGTTGCTTCTGTATAATCTTGATATGTACATGGTATTAACGCATGTCTTTTGTATTTATTATTTGACAAAATATTTATTTCTACCCACCATCTACCAGATTTATTACTCTTGTAAAAAGTTAAAGGTTCATCATCATCAAATAAAACTGTAAATTTCTGATAATTTTCTTTACCGGAAAATGGATAATCTTTTACTCTGTAGTTAACTCCTTCTATAAAATACCAAATAATTTGTGCGATTAAATGTGCTGTTTGATTGTTATTATCTAGCTTAGAATTGTATTCGTAAATACCAAAAGACGAAACTTTATCGCTAATACCTGCATATCTAGAAATTGCACAAAGTTCTTGACCGTAAAATCCGTTTGGAGAGGCATTATTATTAGCGGGTGCTTCACTTTGTCGAATAGCACCAATATCTATAGAAACAATATCTGCATTTCTAAATGCTGGCTCTATATTTTCTAATTCTTTAGATTTCCCTAATCGATACGCATCAAAAAATAAATTATCTAACAATGCTATTTCTTCTTGCGAGTTAAAATAGGTTTGGTACCCAACGTTGCAGTAATTAAATAAATTATTAGGCTCTTGCATAATAATTTTACTTAAGTAAGATTGAGAACTTAATTCGCCTTCTAAATTACCTAAATCGAATCTACTATCTACAGCCGTAATATTTACAGATTGCTCTAGCTCGTCATAAGCTCTGTAATTTACGTAAGTAATATCTTGACCACCGCCAATAATAACAGGAATAATGTTTTCTTTGATTAAAGAAGTTATAATCTCTTTAACGGCAAAATAAGTATCAGAAACCTTATTACCTTTTTCTACATTTCCTAAATCTACAATATTTGTGTGCCAATTTCCTGGAAATAATTGATAAAACTTTTCTCTGATTTTAAACAAATCTTCACCACAACCAAAGTTGTTATGTGAATTTCGATCTTCTTTTACTCCGAAAATAGCTATTTGAACATTTTCTAAATCAGGAAAGCCTTCTTCTTTAGAATGAATTTGAATATGTTGCCCCAAACATGACTGAGATTGCTGCAATAAACTTGCAACAACCGAATCTTTTATAGGGGTTAAAAAGTCTTGGCTCATCAATTTTTTATAAATAAAGTATGCAAGATACTAACTAATTATTTCTTCTTTGTCGTTTTTTTAGCTGTAGTTTTCTTTTTGGCTGCTGATTTTTTCTTTGCTGCCTTTTTCTTAGGTGCTTTAGCTTCTATCATTTTGATAGCTTCTGCTTTGGTTAGTTTTTCTATGGCTGTAGTTTTAGGTAATTCAATTTTAATTTTACCTTTTATTACATTAAAACGACCCCATCTTGCTTTTTCAACTCGAATACCTTCGTCTTCCCAATTATGAATAACTTTATCTATTTCTTTTTGCTTTTTC from Polaribacter marinaquae encodes the following:
- a CDS encoding formimidoylglutamase, encoding MSQDFLTPIKDSVVASLLQQSQSCLGQHIQIHSKEEGFPDLENVQIAIFGVKEDRNSHNNFGCGEDLFKIREKFYQLFPGNWHTNIVDLGNVEKGNKVSDTYFAVKEIITSLIKENIIPVIIGGGQDITYVNYRAYDELEQSVNITAVDSRFDLGNLEGELSSQSYLSKIIMQEPNNLFNYCNVGYQTYFNSQEEIALLDNLFFDAYRLGKSKELENIEPAFRNADIVSIDIGAIRQSEAPANNNASPNGFYGQELCAISRYAGISDKVSSFGIYEYNSKLDNNNQTAHLIAQIIWYFIEGVNYRVKDYPFSGKENYQKFTVLFDDDEPLTFYKSNKSGRWWVEINILSNNKYKRHALIPCTYQDYTEATKQIIPEKWYKAMKKMV